The nucleotide window ATCTCTAAGTCCACCTCCTAAAAACTGTATCAAATGATAAGATGACCTTTACAAATTTCTTCCAGAACCAGCGTCTGTAACTTTATGATATTTCTGTGCACTAGCATgggacaaaataaattatttgtttatgtCTATTTCCTACCATCTGAGGATCTTATTTCTGAAGCAGTCATAAGAGAATGTTTGCTTATAAATTATTCCCAGGGATTTTTTTGCACTCTTAGTTTTGGAACTGCCTCTGCATAATATGAGATGCATTGTTTCACTGCCAAAGCTGAGGTTGACAGCCTAGGGCTTGcagaagaatatttttgcagataaTAACTCCTTCTTGCACACAATAGAATTCTTGATTCCATACATCTTCTCCCAATTTTACATACAGCCATATACACACAGAATGCAGCTATTTAAGAGTTAAtgacaaataaatcaataatcATTCTCTGCATTGCAGAATAAGATAATGAGTCTAGTTTCATGAGTGATTTCagatctgggaggcagaagacaATTGAAAAATAGGGTGGTCTGAGATATAGATTTCATTCAGAATTTGAGTAGCTAAATATAACCACATATAACACACATGTgcaaaccacacacaaaaatacactgCTTCAGGGTGACAAAAACAAATTAGTATTGCATATGAAATGATTAgactattattaaaatataaaatattttaatgaaatttacaTATAAGCTCTTCAGCTGTAAAAATGAGTGCATTGTGTAAAATGATTTTAAGACCTTACTTTTTTAGAAATATCTACACATCACCTATAGACTAGTAATAGGGTTTTTGGTTTTTCTACATATGAACTAAAGAACATGAACAAGGATAATTTActcttttgactattatgaatcacttttaaataaaatattaaattaaattaaatattggtcacttttttgttttattgctaaATTTTAaagggtttattttgttttgccttcctttgcattttttttaaatcagaggcTCATTTTCTGATACTGTTCTTAATACAGTAAAATCACTGGTCTGTCAAtactttgtttattcttttttatcttcaTGTAACTTTCATGACTTTCTCCAGAAAGCTATGTTTTTAATAAATACCACTTGACTTGTATGTTATTGTTAAATGTATGTTTGGTTTTGGAATGCTcgctttgtaataaattttgctGATGTTTAATATGCATTGAAAAGGCACAAATTGTAAGAGTTTACCTAAGTTTTTCTCATGTTAACATATGTGATTAATCTATGCAAGATAAAGACATAGAATATTACTAGGCCTGCACAGATGCCCCATCTCCCTTTGCAGTTACTTCTGTCATCAAGAGCAATGCTCACACTGAAAAACTAAAGTCTCTTGTTTCGGAGttttatgtaaatagaatcaaACACTATGCActctttttgtttctgagttcttACACTCGATGTTATTTTTTATCAGATTTATCTATGTTGCTTTGTGAAGCTCAACTTAATCCTTTCTCATAATTCTATAACAGACTTCCTCAAACATTTTACCCTGGAAGGATTCTTGATCAAGTTTCAGGTGTCAGAGAAACTCtaagtaaaatttataatatcTATGTTTCAAAGTTAACATATTCAGTGATTTATCTACCAcagttgatatgatttggctgtgctCCCATCCAAATcttaacttgaattgtatctccaaGAATTCCctagtgttgtgggagggacccagtgggaggtaattgaatcatgtgggccggtctttcccatgctattccgGTGATATTgaaaaagtctcatgagatctgatgggtttatcaggggtttccgcttttgcttcttcctcattttctcttgctgtggCAGTGTAAGAAGCTCCTTTCACCTTtggcctcccgccatgattctgaggcgtcccagccatgcggaactgtaagtccaattaaacctctttttcttcccagtctcaggtatgtctttattggcagtgtgaaaatggactaatacaacaatCTAACAATAAGCTGTCAATGATCTTTTGAGTAGCAAAAGATATTTCTGTAGATATGATTATTTTTAGCTTCTTATTCACctctttatgtgtttttttcttttcaacagcGGATATTAATTCTAATCAGATAAATATTGTAGgtacagaacatttttattttttaaattcctactTGATTTTTTAACTTTGCTGAAAAAATCCTAATCACAAATTTCTTCTATACTGTGCGCTAATGATTAATGAGCTGCGATAGGTGAAATGTCATGTGaggtttttctttctgatttaaaataaaaaactgtctTTTAACCACAATTTATtgacaaaagtaaacaaaataaaacatcagcAACAAAAGCCAGATTAAGCTTAACTAATCTTTCTtgaaagtaatttctttttcacaaatgtttaaaacatcaggcaaatattttcagacaaataaCTGTTGTAACCAAatgatatttaattttctaaagtcGAGCTTGGTAGAATCAATTTAGTGGATATAAAATTGCTTTTAAGTAAGATTATTTATGACACGAAAACGTATTGACATGTTGAAAATAAATGTAGtaataatgtaattatttaaataaaatatgaataaaatatagctttaaaaacaattttataaaaaactTTGATAAGAAAACATTTCTCACTGAGTGGCATGATCAAGTCCAAATATAGGGCTAGAAgttacaaatttattttacatatgtactAGTTTATTGATCTTTTTGGGCTTAACAAATAACTTTGGTTAACCTTGAGAATAAGAACGCCGGGATTTTATATGAACTACAATGAGATTATTTAAGTCTTtgcacttgatttttttaaaataacaatgtgCTCACACATTGATGAAGATGAaaactacataaaaattttattacttttctacGAATAGCAGTATAGTCTTATTTTACAGAACCCAGAACCTGCTTAGGGAAAATCAGCTAATCTTAACTTGATTATACAATCAGGCTGCATTTTGTAAAGTTATTTCTCTTTGCTTTGTATCAAGTTCTCAGATTGAccagaatttcagaaaaaaaagggtCCTCACTTGTTCAAGTGCAAGTGTTCAAAGAGGGGAAATTGTTTTCTACATTTCTCCCAGATGGGTTTTAATAAAATGTGAGACGTTCCGATATTCTTGATAGCTTTCAAACCAAAGCTGTAGTGAAAACTTTTCGGTGTTTTACTTTACAACATTTTCAGAGTTCTTAAATCCAAGGATTTTGTCACTTGAAGTCAAAACATTTTCTCAATTTCATTGCAGAGATGTGttcatctaattttaaaatgtttaagaagaGTCATTCTGCAGATAATCTTCATTTCTGTAGCATTCAATAAGTAAAATCTGGCCAATGATTTTTTTGAAGTATTCTTGCCATTGACCTTTCAGatcaaacattttattaaaaactcCTCATCTGCTAGACTGCCTTATTACTATACATAGCAGGAGATTTACTTGTGCTTTATCTAGATTTCAcaagtttataaaatattctggATTAAACAAGTCTTTGTTCCATGAAAGTAGTCGTTTTTGAAGTTACAactaataaatacataagtaGCTTCTAGACATTTTTCactgaatgtgattttttttaaatcacattcaCAGTTCTTTCTCCAAGGTGCTAATCAGCACCTTGTCAAATGGCAAAAGTTCAAAGATTTCTAGTTGATTCTTTTCCAAATTGTTGTTGCTATTGCCATATTTAtagcaatataaataaaaatttaaataagctttacatttatataaatattatatttaataaatttatatttgcttatgtaaatacaaatgtatatttCTATTTGGCTACAAATGATACACAATGGAACGGGATGACTCATATTACCAGTCCACATGAAACCTATTAATAGTAGCTCTTGTCGTAGTAACCAACTTGTTGGAGATCCTTGTCGAATTAAGACAATAAATGACTCAGAAAATTATAATGCATCATCAGAATTATTCATACTCCTATACATGgaatcttattattttgacatcaCTTCTTAAAAATACCCATAGTACATTGACAGATATACAATGAAGTCTAATAagataagaaagagaaataaaaactaaatgaaaaaaatgcaaaaacaaaattatcacaGTGCAATATACTTCTAATTTACACAATccgtgtttttcttctttctttcataatCTGTTTTCTAATGTTTATCACAGCAACAGAGCAAGTTGTACAACAGAGTTATTTTGCATAAAAACGTTtcttaaaatgaacattttctctCCAATTTTCTATTATAAGAGTAaactttgggctgggcgcggtggctcatgcctgtaatcccagcactttaggaggccgaggcaggcggatcacgaagtcaggagatcgagaccatcctggctaacacggtgaaaccccgtctctactaaaaatacaaaaaattagcctggtgcggtggcgggcgcttgtagtcccagctactcgggaggctgaggcaggagaatggcgtgaacccagaaggcggagcttgcagtcagccaagatagcgccactgcactccagcctggaagaaaaagcgagactccgtctcaaaaaaaaaaaaaaaaaaaagagtagacttTCTTCAATCCCTTAAGTAAGTCAGCGATGTACAAGAGGAGTTTGAGGGCAATAATTGGGGAGGGAGATGCTGATGTCATCAGTCAACTCCTCTCCATGCAATGCCATACACATCAGTGATCAGTGGTCTCCCTTATAATGGAAGAAAGTTTATGGCTACATAAGTTAACTGTCCAATGATATATGACCATCTTAAAAGGCAGTAGGTACTTGCAAGTACTTGCTCTCTCACCACAATGTATAAAGCTTCCTTTATCACCATATCTACACCAACACCTGCATTCCTCAGCTTTCTAAACCTGCCACTGAAGTGCTTTGCTGGAGTTTCCTGTGTATTCCCGATGCCAAATACTTAGAAGTTATGGACATTGTAAATACCTCCACAGATTCTGTCAACTATCTATGAAGTCTGTCAAGATGCCATCCATTAAAAAGAAAGCCTTATCTTTGATGAAATAAAATTCACCAGTATTTTAGCTTATGGATTGTTATTGTGAAATTTTGATTACCAATTTTTGGCAACATTGTTCATCAACATGTATTGATAGCATTCGTTTTATAAGTTAACCTATAACGTTTATCTCTTTATCTACCTGCAATCACTTTGTAAATGCATTCTTTGGTAGGAATAGCATATTATTTCCTTCCATATAGTTACCTGGCATCCTAACCTTAACATTAAACAATTCAGGTTGCAACCTGACACATTGAGTTTCTGAATACACTTGGATTTGTCTCTGAATCTCAATTTTTTTGTGTGCCTGTTTGTCTGGTTTTCAAAAATGCCACTCTGCATGAGTACTATGGTTCTGTAGGATGTTGTGTATCTCTTAGGGCAATTTCTTCTATGGTACTCCTATATTACTCTTCTTTTTGAAGATAACCTAGCTATTTCTGGGACTTTATTCCACCATATAAATTTTCCATATCTCTATGTTTTATAATCTTtatcataaaatataatatgGTAAATGTCAAATTTAATGAGatttaaattgagaaaataacATATAGTGAACAATCATGCAAATTTCATCACAGAAGGGTCATTTTAAATATTACCACTGCATACATTTATAATCCCATTAAACAATGatataatttgcttttaaaagcaaagataattttaaaactcaagaTAAAAATAGTTTATTCCATTCACAAAGGTGTttgctcttttcctcttttttctttctttctttcttttctgttcccttTTGTTATTTCCTCTATCATACTAAAGTATTTTCTTTAGTAATACTAACAGAGCAGTTCTGGTGGCAACAAATTTACTTCGCTTTCCTTCACCTGAGATtactattatttcaattttatttttactcgGCACAGAATTCTGTATTGAGAGTTCTTTAATTTTAACACTTCTTTTGTTCCTGTCATCTACTATTCAACCcactttgaattttttaaaagaaatattccttgttttaatatgttttctttatttgctaaggctttataattttaaagttatttaagaGTGTCCATGATTGATTATTGCAGCAAATAGtgattttgtgatttattattgtTGCAAATAgtggtttaaaattattttcagataattgtAACAATTATGTCATTTAGGCATTTGCCATCAATTGATTCTTTTGTCATTCAAGTTGAAATTTTCCTGATTCCTGGTATGTCAAAAAATTCTGGATTATATCCTAAATATTTTGAGTATTACATTATAAGACTGTTGCTTATTTCATGGATGATCTTCCATCATTGAAACACACTTTTATGTAGAGAGCACACATTGGCCCACTTTTGTGGGCTGTGGCTTCAATActcatttaattttgaaaatctttGTTGGGCTATTCTAATCGACTGGGTTTGTGCAATACCAAAAGATCATTCTGAAACTTTGGAGGTAGTTTACACCGAAGTTACATTTACACCGAAGTTACATTCTCAAAGCATTTACCATTTGATTCTGATTGGTTTCACAAATAGGCAACTTGAGATGGGCTGAGGAATTTATACACAATTTTAAATGGTTGTTTTATCTAACTCTTTTCCCTTTGTGATTGTACCTTTGTACTCTAGTTGGAATAAGAATGGTGTCACTTCTgcttgagttttctttctttttttttttttttggaaccatGTGCGCCTTTATTAGCTGAGCCACTATTTGAGAGGGATGAAGCGGCAGGAGTGGGTGTCCCCGATGCCAGGCCGGCCGTGCTTTACTGGCTTGTAGGTGATAGAGAACTCGCCTAGGTAGTGGCCGATCATCTCGGGCTTGATCTCCACCTGGTTGAAGGTCTTGCCTTTGTAGACGCCCACCATGCTGCCCACCATCTCGGGCAGGATGATCTTGTCCCGCAGGTGCGTCTTCACCACTTCCGGCTTCTCCATGGGCGGCGCCTCCTTCTTGGCCTTGCGCAGGCGCTTCAGCAGGGAGTGCTGCTTCCGCCGCAGGCCCCGGTTCAGCAGCCGCCGCAGGCGCGCACTGTACAGCTGCATCAGCGGCTCGTAGGACATGTCCAGCAGCTGGTCCAGGTCCACGCCGCGGTAGGTGAACTTGCGGAAGGTCCGCTTCTTCTTCTGCTCTACTTCTGCCATGTTGCCGGCTCCTCAGAAAAGATCGCTCTGGTCCGCGCCTGCGCAGTTATCCTGCTTGAGTTTTCATACTGTACATTAT belongs to Symphalangus syndactylus isolate Jambi chromosome 4, NHGRI_mSymSyn1-v2.1_pri, whole genome shotgun sequence and includes:
- the LOC129480348 gene encoding small ribosomal subunit protein uS19-like; this translates as MAEVEQKKKRTFRKFTYRGVDLDQLLDMSYEPLMQLYSARLRRLLNRGLRRKQHSLLKRLRKAKKEAPPMEKPEVVKTHLRDKIILPEMVGSMVGVYKGKTFNQVEIKPEMIGHYLGEFSITYKPVKHGRPGIGDTHSCRFIPLK